One Pagrus major chromosome 15, Pma_NU_1.0 DNA window includes the following coding sequences:
- the got1 gene encoding aspartate aminotransferase, cytoplasmic gives MSVFSEVPQAAPVAVFKLSQDFTNDQFPKKVNLGVGAYRTDDSKPWVLPVVKKVEKVIVHDDTLNHEYLPILGLPEFRSSASKIALGDNSPAIQENRVGAVQCLGGTGALKMGAEFLRRFYNGNNNTKTPVYVSAPTWENHNAVFANAGFEDVRPYKYWDAEKRGLNLAGFLGDLESCPAHSIFVLHACAHNPTGTDPTQEQWKQIAEVMMRRKLFVFFDSAYQGFASGSLEKDAWAVRYFVSLGFEMFCAQSFSKNFGLYNERVGNLTVVARDADNLKRIMSQMEKIVRTTWSNPPSQGARIVAITLNSPELFSEWKDNVKTMADRVLLMRAQLKAKLQALGTPGTWNHITEQIGMFSFTGLNPKQVEYMIKEKHIYLMASGRINMCGLTTKNIDYVAESIHEAVTQVQ, from the exons ATGTCGGTGTTTTCTGAGGTCCCACAGGCAGCCCCTGTAGCTGTTTTCAAGCTATCGCAGGATTTCACCAACGACCAGTTTCCCAAGAAGGTGAACCTCGGGGTGGGAG CCTACCGGACAGATGACAGCAAGCCGTGGGTTTTGCCAGTGgtgaaaaaagtggaaaagGTCATTGTGCATGATGACACTTTGAACCATGAGTACCTGCCCATCCTGGGCCTTCCTGAGTTCAGATCCTCAGCCTCCAAGATCGCACTAGGAGACAACAGTCCTGCCATCCAGGAGAACAGG GTGGGGGCTGTCCAGTGTCTGGGAGGTACAGGTGCATTGAAGATGGGCGCAGAGTTTCTCAGGCGTTTCTACAACGGAAACAACAACACCAAAACACCCGTCTATGTGTCCGCACCTACCTGGG AAAATCACAATGCTGTTTTCGCCAATGCTGGCTTTGAGGATGTCCGTCCATACAAGTACTGGGATGCAGAGAAGAGGGGCCTCAACTTGGCTGGTTTCCTTGGTGACTTGGAG AGTTGTCCAGCGCACTCCATCTTTGTCCTGCATGCCTGTGCACATAATCCAACTGGCACAGACCCCACACAGGAGCAGTGGAAGCAGATCGCTGAAGTTATGATG AGGAGGAAGCTGTTTGTGTTCTTTGACTCGGCTTATCAGGGATTCGCCTCAGGCAGTCTGGAGAAAGATGCCTGGGCCGTCCGCTACTTTGTCTCCCTGGGCTTTGAAATGTTCTGCGCCCAGTCGTTCTCCAAGAACTTTGGCCTCTACA ATGAGCGTGTGGGCAACCTCACCGTTGTGGCTCGTGATGCAGACAACCTGAAGAGAATTATGTCCCAGATGGAGAAGATTGTCAGGACCACTTGGTCCAACCCACCATCTCAGGGAGCTCGCATTGTCGCCATCACTCTGAACTCACCGGAGCTCTTTAGTGAATG GAAGGACAATGTGAAGACCATGGCTGACAGAGTCTTGTTGATGAGGGCTCAGCTGAAAGCTAAGCTCCAAGCTCTGGGGACACCGGGGACCTGGAACCACATCACAGAGCAGATCGGCATGTTCAGCTTCACAGGCCTCAACC CCAAACAAGTGGAATACATGATTAAGGAGAAACACATCTACCTAATGGCCAGTGGTCGCATCAACATGTGCGGTCTGACCACCAAGAACATAGACTACGTCGCTGAGTCCATCCATGAGGCTGTCACCCAGGTCCAATAG
- the nkx2.3 gene encoding homeobox protein Nkx-2.3, whose protein sequence is MLPSPLVTSSSTPFSVKDILKLELQQQSQQHQLQFISCFGLSGALSQPGAFPNKPFGSHSPPSCMLAGRDSPSPISSVVSESEERMSYLNTLAVQERLVESGLPVEMFGSQNHPAELRLETEQEDQDRKSCGALRADCEEPDSDKPATKQQRTRRKPRVLFSQAQVFELERRFKQQRYLSAPEREHLASSLKLTSTQVKIWFQNRRYKCKRQRQDKTLEMAGHHHHHHHPPPPPRRVAVPVLVRDGRPCLTGSQNYNTSYTVAAPNPYSYNSYPAYSYNNSVYTNSYSCTYSSLPALPPSNTAANAFMNMNLGNLGAQTQSQAPQGPVVTPCQGTLQGIRAW, encoded by the exons ATGCTTCCCAGCCCGCTCGTAACTTCTTCCAGCACGCCTTTTTCTGTTAAGGACATTCTGAAgttagagctgcagcagcagtctcAGCAGCACCAGCTCCAGTTCATCTCCTGCTTCGGTCTCTCCGGCGCGCTGTCACAGCCCGGAGCTTTCCCAAATAAACCGTTCGGCTCTCACTCGCCGCCCTCCTGCATGCTGGCCGGGAGGGACAGTCCGAGTCCCATCAGCTCCGTCGTGTCGGAGAGCGAGGAGAGGATGTCGTACCTCAACACGCTGGCGGTGCAGGAGCGGCTGGTGGAATCTGGTCTGCCGGTGGAGATGTTTGGCAGCCAGAACCACCCTGCAGAGCTCCGGCTGGAGACCGAGCAGGAGGACCAGGACAGAA AGAGCTGCGGGGCGCTGCGCGCAGACTGTGAGGAGCCAGACTCGGACAAACCCGCCACCAAGCAGCAGAGGACCAGGAGGAAACCCCGCGTCCTCTTTTCCCAGGCTCAGGTGTTCGAGCTGGAGCGGCGCTTCAAGCAGCAGCGCTACCTGTCCGCCCCTGAGAGGGAGCACCTGGCCAGCTCCCTGAAACTCACCTCCACCCAGGTCAAGATCTGGTTCCAGAACCGGAGGTACAAATGCAAGAGGCAGCGGCAGGACAAGACTCTGGAGATGGCGGggcaccaccatcaccaccaccacccaccgCCTCCGCCCAGGAGGGTGGCTGTGCCGGTGCTGGTCCGGGACGGGAGGCCTTGTCTGACCGGATCCCAGAACTATAACACTTCTTACACGGTCGCAGCTCCAAACCCGTACAGCTACAACAGCTATCCAGCCTACAGCTACAACAACTCGGTGTACACTAACTCCTACTCCTGTACTTACTCTAGTTTACCTGCTCTGCCGCCCAGCAACACCGCTGCGAACGCTTTTATGAACATGAATTTGGGAAATCTTGGTGCACAGACGCAAAGCCAGGCGCCCCAAGGACCGGTCGTCACACCCTGCCAGGGAACTCTGCAGGGCATCCGGGCATGGTAG